The Actinoplanes sp. N902-109 genomic interval CCTGCGCGCCGAGCGCGGCGAGATGGGGCGCCAGGCTTGCCGCGATGCCACCGAAACCCCAGATCGTGACGCGCGCATCGCGCAGCGTGCGGAAGCTGTTCTTCTCGTGTACGGGTTGCAGCCCGCCCAACTCACCAGCCCACCGATGCCCCACCTGAGCCCGGCCCAGCAGATTGAGCCGGCGCGCGGCGGCCAGCGTCAGGGCCAGGGTGTGCTCGGCAACCGTCAGGTCGTGCAGCCCTGTGCCACCGGTGATCACAACGCTCGGATCGAACCCGGCAGCAAGCACCGCATCAGGCCCAGCCGCCAGTGTCTGCACCCACCGCAGCCGCCGCAGCCGCCGCGCGAGATCGGCGAGCTGATCAGCCGGATTGCCCCAGGCTACGAGGGCTTCGGCGGCGAGGTGCTCATCCGGCAACGGCTGATCGACCGCGTAGGTGACCGTCTCGACGCCCTCGATCAGATCGAGCTCCAGCTCGACGGTGTCCGGCAGCAGCAGCTTCATGCCCCGATCGTCCCCGAGCCACCACGCGATTCACCAATCGGGGCAGGATAGCGACGGCAATCAATCGAATGGTTGGACAGGACCGTGACCGGGCGACCGCGTACGCCTCACGGCCGGGGCGCTGATGACGGTGACGTGCGGCCCCCGAGGGAAAGGGTGTCGGCGCCACAATCAAGTGGAATCTCCAACATCGCGCAGGCGCAGGAGGGCATTGCCGCGGGGCCGCCATGACAGCAGTTTCGACGCCAGCCACCGGGTGGGCGAGGGCTACTACAACGACGGCGGCCATGTCCTCGACGCCGGGAGCCTTGACGAGATTCGGGCCGATCTCCTGCAGACCGCTCAGGTCAACACCATGCCGCACCGCCTGGACCTGGCCGCGCTCGAAGCCGTCATCGCCGAGCCGCACCCGCCCGGTACGCTCGCCCGCCTTGTCGGCTGGGAGGCCAACCGGGTCCTGGACGACCCGTCCGACGCCGGCGCGGCAGAGTTCCTGCGACAGCTGGCCTGCATGCTGCGCGACGTGCTCGACGAGGTGTGACAACGCGCGGAGCCGTGGGCACGGGGGACCACGGCTTCGCCGGTTCGAGGGGTCAGCTGGTGGCTTTGCGGTCGCGGCCGGTCAGTTCCCGGGCGAGGTCGACGCCTTCCTGGTAATCCGCGTCGTGGGTGAGGACTGCTTGTACGGCCGGGAAGCGCTCCGTCAGGTTGATGAGCACCTCGGCTTTTCGGAGCACCGCGTCGCCGCCGAGGCGGATGGTGCCCCAGGTGAGGTCGGCCGGCACGTCGTACTGGCCGCAGGCGGCTTCTTTGTCCCAGACGAGGAGGGAGGTGTCGAGGATTTGGGCCTGTGTGCTCATGCCCGGACCAACGACGGGCGGGGCTTCCCGGGAGAGTGACCCTGAGTGACGCCTGCCACGCTTGGCCGGGCGGGGAGGTTACGCAGCGTCGGTGAGGTCGGCGAGGTCGACGCCGGCTTCGGTGAGGATGCGCTGCACGCCGGCGATGGAGAGCCAGTCGATCATGTCGTCGCCGTGCACGATGCGGTACCAGCGGGTGGTGCCGCGCCGGACGACCTCCACCCGCCAGCCGTCCGGCGTCTGCATCGCCGACTCGATGACCGTTTCCACGTCCGCGACGCTACGCCGCAGGTCAGGGGTGGGGTGAGCGGTGCCGGGAAACTACACCCGGGTAATTAGCGGCGGGTCACCGCGACGTTGTCGAAGGCGGCCGCGGTGGTGAAGACGCGGACACCGTTCGCACCGCTGGCGTACGTGCTGTCGGTGACGGTCAGCCGCACGGTGCCGTCGACGGAGACCGTGATCGTCGACCCGATCGCCTCGACGCTCAGGTGATAACGGGTGCCGCGCTGCACGGTCAGCGGTGCGGCGGCGAGCTGCGTCCAATTGTTGGCCGCCTTGCCGAGAACGACTTTTCCGGTGGTGCTCAGGCCCGCGTAGTAACCCCGGTAGGCGTCGGTGCCGACCGCGGGCTGGGTGGCCCGGAAAACCACGCCCGCGTCGCCGTTCCCGCTTTCGACCGTGACGTCCGCAGCGTACGTCGCATTGCCGAAGTTGGTGTCCAGCAAGGATTTGCCGCCCGCGGTGGCGCTCGCCCGGTACGAACCCCCGGCAGCCGACCACGTGGATCCGTACGTCTTCCAGCCGACCGCGTTGCCGTCGGCGAAATTGTCCTGGACGCCCATCGTGACGGGCTGGATCGCGCCGTCGCCGGCGAAGCGCATCCGGTCGAAGGCGAGTTGCCGGTGATTGGCGTCGGTCTCGCTGAGCGGTCGCCGGTGGTAGAAGATGTACCAGTCATCGGTGCCGGGCACATTCAGCACCGCATTGTGGCCCGATCCCTTGGCCACCGCCGCGTCCTGCGTCAGGACCTTGCCGGCCTCGGTGAAGGGCCCGGTGGGGCGGTCGGCGATCGCGTACGACACCGAGTAGTCGGGCCCGGTCCAGCCGCCCTCGGACCACATCAGGTAATACCTGCCGCCGCGTTTGACCATCTGCGAGCCCTCGGTGTAGTTGGCCGGCGTGATCTCCTTGTACGTCGAGCCGTCGTCGAAGGTGCCGAGGCTGGTCATGTCGCTGTTCAGCTTGACGACATTGGCGTGCCCCCAGCCGCCGTAATACATGTACGCTTGGCCGTCGTCGTCGACGAACACATCCTGGTCGATCGGCTGGGCGCCGTTGACGAACTGTCCGATCAACGGCTTGCCCAGGGCGTCGGTGTAGGGCCCCTCGGGCCGGTCGGCAACCGCGACCCCGATGCCACCGAGTTCGGCGTTGCTCTGGATGTCGTTCGCCCCGAAATACAGGTAGTACTTGCCGTTGCGCTGCACCGGGGCCGGCGCCCACACCGCGCGGCGGGCCCACGACACATTCGCGGTCGTCAGCACATTCGGATGCTTGGTCCAGTGCACGAGGTCGTCCGACGAGAAAGCATCAAGATACGTCTGTTCGTCGTACGGGCGGGACGACGTCGGATACACCCAGAACCGACCGCCGTAAACGGCTACGTCCGGGTCGGCGTACCACCCGTCGACAAACGGGTTCCCGGCCGGCGCGGTCTCGTACCCGGGAATCGGGGCAATCATCGACGTCAAGGTCAGCAGCGAACCCGCAACCGCGCCCAGGAAACCCATGCCCCCATTCATCCATTGAGGATCTTGGATGTCAAGACCGGCGCCGCAGCAGCACCGCGACCAGCACCCCACCCACGACAAGCACACCAGCAGCCGCAATCCCGGTCACGACCAGCGGGGAAACCCGCTCGGGCAGGGCACGCTGCTGCGGTGCCGCCGCGGCGGGCGCGTCGCTCGGCTGGTCCGGCGCGGTTGCCACGGCGGGCACCTCAGCGGTGAGCGCTTGCACCAGATCGAGGCGGCCATATCCGTACGAGTCATCCCGTCCGCGCGGTCCGGCATCGGTGGCGGTCGCGGTCAGCCGATGCACGACCTCGGCCGCGGAAAGGTCGGGGAACCTGGCCCGGACCAGGGCGGCAGCTCCGCTGACAATGGCACAGGCCTCGCTGGTCCCACTGCCGCGGTAGTAGGTCGATCCGCTGATGCCCGTGGTCACGATGTCCACGCCGGGCGCCGTCAGGTCCACCTGCGGGCCGGTGACGGAGAAGTCCGCGATCGCGCCGTCCCGGTCGAGTGCGCCGACCGTCAGCACCTCGGGGTAGCCGCCGGGGAAGTCGCCGCCCCGGCCGCCGATGTTGCCCGACGAAGCGACCAGCACGATGTCCGCCGCCTGGGCGCTGCGGATCGCGTCGTGCAGGATCGCGTCGTCGCTGCCGCCGAAGGACATGTTGATGACGTCGGCGCCCTGCTCCCGTGCGAACGCCACGGCCCTGGTCATGTAATCGTGGGTCGTGGTGGCGTTGGTGGGTGCGCGGATCGGCAGGATGTCCGCCTGCGGCGCGATGCCGAGCACGCCGTCGCCACTGCCATGTCCACGGCCTGCGATGACGCCGGCCATCTGGGTGCCGTGGCCGGCGATGTCCTGGCGGCCGTCGCCGAGCGGACGGGGGAGCAGGTCGATGCCGGGCCGCACCGATGCCGCCAGGTCGCGGTGTTCTGCGGCTACGCCGGTGTCGATGAGGGCGACAGTGACACCCGCTCCCCGGGTGATGCGATGTGCCTTGCCGATGTCGAGGGCGTCGAGATGCCACTGCTTGTCCCGGACGCTGTCGGCAGCCGCAGGTGCGGCGGTCCACGCAACAGCGACGGTGGCCGCCACCAGGGCCATCACGACGCGGAAAGCTCGCGCTGCGGCGGTCATCGGTCGATCCCGATGACGCCGGGACCGGGAGTGTGCTGGTGCCCGCGCCGTCGGGGCCGGATGACCGGGGCGACACCCTCGCCGACTTCCCAGGTCCGGTCGGGAGTGCCGTCGATCGCCGGGGCCTCGGCGGCGCTTTTCCGGTCGCGGTGGGGCGCATGCGGGGGCTGCGGACGGGATGCGGCATTCGGGCCGGCTCCCGGTTTGGCGGCGCTGGAAGCAGGAGCGCTGCCCGCACCGGGAGAGAAAGCACCGCCAGAAGAAGCACCGCGAGAAGCGCCGCGAGAAGAAGCGCCGGGAGAAACAGCGCCGCGAGAAGAAGCGCCGGGAGAGAAGGTGCCGGGAGAAGAAGCGCCGACGCGAGGAGTGCTGCCGGCTCCCGGGGTGCCGATGACAGCGCCGGATGGCAGAGCGCTCCGGACCGGCACCGCCTGCCGGCCCGCTGCCGCCGACGGCCCCGAGAACGGCGGCGGGGCGAGCAGCGGCGATAAGGGGACGAACCCTGCCCCGGAAGCCGACGAGATCGCGGATGGAGCGGTGGCCCCGGACGGGGGCGTAAGGGCGGGCGCGGGCTGCGCCGCCACGCCGGCCAGCTCCGGTCCGCCGCTGCGCGCAGCGTCAGCCGCGGGCGGATCGTGCGGGACGGGCACGGGGATCGGCCGCGCTCGCTGCGGGTCCGTGACCGGGATGGCGCTGCCGCCTTCCTCATCGTTGGTGTCGGTGCGATAGAGCGGCGGCGCTTGGATCTGGGTGGCGTAGTCGGCGATTGCCGCCTCGGCTTTGTGCATGGCTGCGCGCGCCTTGGCGTCGTACTCGTCCTCGGCGTGGTCGGCCCAGCGGGGGATGAGGTCGTCGGAGACCTGGTGGCGTTCGTCGACGAGGGGGTGGATGGTCTGCTGGGCCTCGGCGATGGCTTCGATGATGCCGCGCAGGCCGGCGCGGGTGTCCTCGGCCCGGCGCAGGGTCTGGTCCATGGAGGCGGTGAGGATGTCGATGCGGTCGAGGAAGGCGCGGGCCGATTCGTTCTGCTCCGGTGGCCAGGCCGCCGCGAGTTCGGCCTGGACGTCCTTCAGTTTGCGGTGCTGGGTGCGGATCTCGTGGGTCAGGCTGTCCCAGTCGAGGACGCGGTCGACGCCGTCGCAGGTGCTCTCGTGGCGCAGCATGCTCCAGATCGCGGGCAGGTTGTAGGCGTCCCAGTTCATTGCTGGCCCGGGTGCAGGGGACGCAGGGTCTCCTCGGTCGTGTGGTCGGCTGCGGCGAGGTCGTGTGCCAATTGTTCAGCTGCGGCCGCGTACGAGGCTGCCGCGCGGCGGTATTCGCGGAGGTTGGCCTCGGTGTGTTCGAGCATCTGGGCGTAGCGTCTCTTGGCTTCGAGGATGATGTCGCCGGGGATGGCCGCGCCGAAGACCACGCCGTGCTGGTGCAGGCCGGCACCCTGGGCCGCGGCCTCGCGGAAGGTGTCGGCGCCGATGGTCCGGGCGAACTCGGTGACCAGCTCCGTGCGGATCTGCACTCCGTCGGCCATGATGCGCCTCCCCGCGGCTGAGCATATCGACCACCACCCACACGTAGCCGCGGCCAGAAATGTTCACCCCGGCCGGGAGGTGCTTTCCGGGGGGAGATCGGGTACGGAGGCCGCAACAGTCCCAACGAGGGGAGTCACCTCTGATGAGTGTCGCGGCTGATCCGGCCACCGTTGAGCAGTGCCTGCGCAGCGGGGGCGGATTTTCGCAGGGCGATCTGAACTGGATCGCCGAGCAGTTCGTCACGTTGGACGCGCGGCTGGCGGCGTTTCCCGCGGAGACCACCGCCCTGGAGATCTCGGTCAAGGACCGGGCGGCCAGGGGGCAGAAGGTCACGCTGGAGTGTTTCATCGCCGGCCGGCAGACGATCGTGACGACGTCGACCGAGGAGGATCTGCACGCCGCCCTCAACGACGTACGTGATGATCTGCGGCGCAAGCTGGATGACTCCAAGACCCGGCAGGAACCGCGGCACAACCGTCACCTGCGGTCCAACCTGACCGATCTTGACCAGGAGGCGCCGACCCAGGCGTGACCCGGCTGCCGGGGCGGTGCGGCACGATGGGGCGATGAGCGATCCCGCCGTCCCGATCCGCACCGCCCGGCCCGCTGATTTGCGCATCGTGGTGTGCGGCGCGGGTCCGGCGGTGCGGACGCCCGAGTTGGTGCGGGAGGCCGTGGCCCGGGGCTGGACCGTCGACGTCACCGCCACGGCGGCGGCGCTGAGCATGATCGATGCTGCCGGGATCGGCGCGCTGAGCGGTCGGCCGGTCCGCACCACGTACGGGTACGGGCCCGATGGCGCGCGGGTGTCGCCGGCCGCGGACGCGCTGATCGTGGCGCCCGCGACGTTCAACACGATCAACAAGCTGGCGCTCGGGATCGCCGACACGTACCCGCTCAGTTCGGTTGCCGAGGTCATTGGGCGCGGGGTGCCGACGGTGATCGTGCCCGCGGTCAATGCGCCGCTGTCCGCGCGCCGGCCGTACCGGGAAGCGGTCGAGGCGTTGCAGGCGGAGGGCGTGCGGTTCGCGGCCGACGGCACCGCTGCGCTGGCCGGGCTGAGGCTGCCGTAACGTCGGCAGGCGTGCCCAGAACGCCTCGGATCTCCACGCGCAACGCCAGTTTCCAGCAGTGGCAGGCGCTGCTCGGCAATCGGACCAAGCGCCAGCAGCGGGGTGAGTTCCTCGTGCAGGGTGTGCGGCCGATCTCGCTGGCCGTGCAGCACGGGTGGGAGATCCGCACGCTGCTGATCGCCGACACGCACGGGATGTCCCGGTGGGCGCGGGAGCTGACCCAGAGCTCCGACGCGCCGCGGGCGCTGGTGGCCGCCGAGTTGATGGCCGAGCTGGGTGGCAAGGACGAGGAGACCCCGGAGCTGCTCGCGGTGGTCGGTCTGCCCGCGGATGACCTCACCCGGATTCCGGTACGGCCGGAGCAGCTCGTCGTCGTGTTCGACCGCCCGGCCACGCCCGGGAACGTGGGCACCCTGATCCGGTCGGCGGACGCCTTCGGGGCGGCTGCGGTGATCGTCACCGGGCATGCCGCCGACCCGTACGACCCCCGGGCGGTGCGCGCCAGCACCGGTTCGTTGTTCGCCGTGCCGGTGGTGCGGGCGCCCAGCCATCGTGAGGTGCTGGAGTGGGTGGGTGCTCTGCCCGTACGGATGCAGCTCCTGGGAACCGACGAGCGGGGGCCGGCCGACATCGCCGACCACGACCTGACCGGCCCGACCCTGCTGGCGATCGGCAACGAGACGCACGGCCTGAGCGCGGCGTGGCGGGAGGCCTGCGACGAGATGGTCCGCATCCCGATCGTCGGGGCGGCCAGTTCGCTGAACGCGGCGGCGGCGGGCACGGTGGCGCTCTACGAGGCGGCCCGGCAGCGGCGGCGCGGATGATCCGGCGCTGCGCTCGCTGATCGACCGGGCCGGCCGGGCGCGCTGGTGGCCCGGGAGTCCGGCTTGGCGGTCACCGGCGACGAGCTCCACCAGCGCTTCGGCGTCGCGGCGGCCACCTTTCCGGAGGCCGCATCGCCGCAGCAGCGCGGGACGGGTCAGCTGAACGCTTGGTGAACGAGGCGGTTGAGCACCGCGGTGAGCCGGGTGGCGGTCTCGTCGCCGAGCTTCGCCAGTTCCAGGCGCAGCACCGGGGTGGCGAGCTTGGCCAGCCCGTGCACCTCCACATCGGCGTGACAGGTGAGCTCGGTGCCGCCCTCGACCGCGCGGACGGTGAAGATCTGGGTGACGGTGGCACCCTCGCTGCGGCCGGCGAAGACCAGGCGGTCGCCGTCCGCGACCTCCAGCCGGTAGGTCAGCTGGGTGGTCACGCCGAGGATGCTGGACTCGGCGCGCCACATCGTGCCGGGCATGATCGGGCCGCTGCCCAGCCGGGTGGCGCTGCGGACGGCCGGGTCCCAGGCGGTGCTGGTGCCGAAGTCGCGCAGGTGCTCCAGGACGGCCCCGGCGGGGGCAGCGACGGTCAACTGCCTCGTCAACGCGATCACCCCTCGAATTTACCGGACTGGAACCCCCCGAACGTGGTCGAATCGGTGCATGCGGATGACCCTGGACCCGGCGGCCGACGCGGCATATGTCGAGCTCGCCGGTGCCGAGCACCGGTCGGTCGAGAACATCACGGTGGACCGTCCGGACGGCATGATCGTGCTGGACTTCGACGCCGACGGGCACCTGCTGGGCGTGGAGCTGCTCGGGGCCCAGGTGTTGCTACCGCCGGACGCCCTGGCCGACGCGGATCGCCTCTGAGCCGATGCGTCCACCGCTGCTGCTGCGGCCGGTACTCGCCGCCGCCGATCGGATGCGGACCAGCCTGCGGCTGGGCACGCTGGTGCTGGTGCTGATGGTGCCGGGCGCGGTCGCGACCACCGGGTACGTCCGCGAGATGCACACCAAGATCAGTTTCAGCGCGAGCGAGCGGGACGGTCTGGAGGTGGTCCGCCCGGCGCTGACCGCCCTGGCCGGCACCGTCTCCGGCGGCGCACCGGACCTGGCCGCGGTGCGTGCCGCGGTGGCCCGGCACCCCGAGCTGCACCTGAACCCCGGCGACCTGACCTCCGCCACGGGGCTGGCCGCGCTGGTCACCGATGCCGGCAACAACTCCAACCTGATCCTCGACCCGGATCTGGACTCCTTCTACGTGATGGACGCCCAGATCGTGCAGCTGCCGAAGGCCCTGGTCGCGGTTGCGGAGAATCCGACGTCCGTCGCGGACCGGGCGGTGCGGGCGGGCACGCTGTCCGCGGCGGCCGAGGCCCTCACCTACGACATGACCACCGCGGTCGCCAACACCGCGGCGCCGGGTCTCGCGTCGCACCTCAGCCCGGTGCACCAGGCCGCCGCGGCGCTGACCGCCGACCCGGTCGACGTCAAGGCCCTCGGTGTCGCCATCGACCCGCTGGTCACCGGGCTCGACGGGCTGCTCGCCACCCGGTTGGCCGGCTTCCAGCGGGAGCGGATGGTGGTGCTGGTCGTGACGTTCGCCGCCTTCCTGCTCGCGGCCTGGTTCGCCGCCGCGGTGCTCTGGCGCACCCGGCACGACGTCGAGCTGACCGTCCGCGGTGTCACCGCCATCGCGGACAACGACCTCGCCGAGCGCCCGCTGCCCGCCGGCCGCGACGAGCTCGGTGACATCGGCCGCGCCCTCGGCACCGCGCGGTCCCGGATGCGGGCGCAGGAGGCCGACCTCGCCGAGGCGCAGCAGCAACGCGAGCACCAGCTGCGGGCCAGCTTCCAGCACCAGCGGCAGTCCGAGCGGGGGCTGCGCTCGCGCGCCCGCACCATCATCGACGAGTCGGCCGGGGCGATCGCGGCGGAACTGCGCCAGGTCACCGAGCAGGTCGCGGAGGTGCAGGCCGCCTCCGCCACCATCGACCACAGCATCTCCACCACCGACGCGGCGACCGCGACGACCGTCGAGTACGCCCGGCGCGCCGACGATGTCATCGCCTCGCTGGAGCAGAGCCTGCGCCGGGTGGCCGCAACCGCATCGCTGGTCAACGGCATCGCCGGGCAGACCCGGCTGCTGGCGCTCAACGCCACCATCGAGGCGGCCCGGGCCGGCGAGCTCGGCCGTGGTTTCACCGTGGTCGCCGACGAGGTCAAGGAGCTGGCCACCAGCACCGCCGACTCCACCGACCAGATCAGCGCGACCATCGCCGAGCTGACCCGCGACACCGCCCAGGTCTCCGAGACCATCGCCGCGATGGTGTCCGGCATCGGCAGCGTCGGGGCGGCTGCCTCGTCGCTGCGCGCGGTGGCCGCCGGGCAGAGCGAGCTGGTCGAGCGGCTGACCGCCCGGATGGGCGAAACCATCGAGCAGGTCGAACGGATGTCCGGGCTGACCGGTCAGCTGGAACGCCGGCACGAGGAGCGGGTGGCCGCCACCAGCTCGGTCGAGCTGTTCGTGCCCGGGGCGGTGCTGCCGGTGCCGGCCACGCTGCTCGACGTCAGCCCGAGCGGGCTACGGGTCACGCTGGACCCCGCCGCTCGGCTGCAGCCCGGCGATGTCGTGCAGGTCGAGGGGCCGTTCAGCGTGCGCGCCCGGGTCGAGCACCGCGACGGTGACCAGACCGGTATGAGCCTGATCCTCGACGACCCGGCGACCGCGCAGCGCATCCAGGACTACGTCGAGGCCCTCACGCAGGGGGCGTGAAGGTGCGCACGTAACGCCGCTGCCACGGTGTCTCCACGGCGTGCCGGTCGTAGTGGGCGCGCACGTAGGCCACTGCCTCGTCCGGTGGGACGCCGTCGAGCACGGCGATGCAGGCCAGCGCGGTGCCCGTACGCCCGCGTCCGCCGAAACAGGCGATCTCCACCCGCTCGCCGGCCGCGCGTTCCCAGGCCTCGCGCAGCACCCGCGCAGCCTGCTCGCGGTCCAGCGGCAACCAGAAGTCGGGCCAGCGCAGGGTCGCGCCGGGACCGGCCAGCAGCACGCTGAACTGCGCCGGTGGCCCCGGCGGCGCGGGGTTGCGCAGGCCGCGCCCGCGGATCAGCCGGCCGGACGGCAACGCGAGCACGCCCGGGCCGGCGGGATCCCACCCGTCAGCGGCCGTAGGCATGCACGACCGCGGCCATGTCGTCGCTGCCGTGGCCCGCACCGGACGCGGCGCTCAGCCGGTCGGCGATCGCCTCGATCAGCGTGGCGTCGGTGCCGGCGGCCCGGATCGCGTCGGCGATCAGCCCCACATCCTTGAGCGTGCCGTCCAGCGCGAACGACGGCGCGAAGTCACCCTCGATCATGGCCTTGCCCTTGAGCTGCACGTACGGCGCGTCCACAGCCTGCCCGGACACCGCCTGCAGGAACTGGGCCGGGTCGAGGCCCAGGTCGCGGGCCAGCGCGATGGACTGCGCGACCCCGTTGACCGTGACAGCGACCCAGGCGTTGGCCACGAGCTTGAGCTTGCTGGCGTCGCCGGGCGTCTCGCTCACCCACTGGGTCCGCGCACCGATCGCGTCGAACACCGGGGTGACCGCCGCGTGCAGCTGTCCGGGTCCGGAGACCAGCACGACCAGCTTGCCGTTCTCGGCCGGTGCCTTGGTGCCCAGCACGGGCGCGTCGAGGAACGCCACACCCGCGGCCTTGGCCAGCCCGGCCAGCTGCTCGATGCCGTCGAGGCCCACGGTGCTGGACTGCACCCAGACCGCGCCCGGCCGGAACGACGACAGGACCGGCTCGATGGTCTCGGCGACCGAGTGCGCGTCGTAGAGCATGGTGATCACCACGTCGGCACCGGCCACCGCCTCGGCCGGGGTCGCCGCGACCGTGGCGCCGTCCGCGGCCAGTGGCTCGGCCTTGGTCGCCGAGCGGTTCCAGACGGTGACGGACAGACCCGCACGCAGCAGGCTGCGGGCCATGCCGGTGCCCATGATGCCGGTGCCCAGCACCGCAACGGAGGTAGTCATGACCTTCATACTGCCCCGCTCGGCAAGCCGATAACTCGGGTGCGGCCGGCACCACGCCCGCCTATGCTCCGGCCATGGTCAGCGAGCGACGTCCGGACAGCACCGTCCGGCTGCGCTGACTCATGTCCTGCACCGGCGGGTTTCCGCCGGCTCGGGGACCCGCATCTGCCCTGGGGGTCCCCGATGAATCTCGAAGCTCTGCTCGCCGCCCGGCTGCGGCCGGTGTGCGCACCCGCCGATCCCGCGGTACGCCGGTCACCGCACGCCGACTACCAGTCCGCGGCGGCCCTCGTGCTGGCCCGCACGCTCGACCGGCCCGCCCGCGACGTCGCCGCCGACGTGGTGGCCCGGGCGGACCTGGCCGGGCTGGCCACCGCCGAGGTGTCCGGGCCCGGGTTCGTGAACCTGACCGTGACCGGGGACGCGCTCGCCGCCGCGGTCGAGGAGATCGCCGCCGACGACCGGCTCGGGGTACCCCCGGTGACCCGGAAGCAGACGGTGCTGGTCGACTACTCCGGGCCCAACGCGGCCAAGGAGCTGACGATCGGGCACCTGCGCTCCACCGTCATCGGCGACGCGGCGGTGCGGCTGCTGGAGTGGCTGGGCCACGACGTCGTGCGGGTCAACCACCTCGGCGACTGGGGCACCTCGTTCGGCATGATCATCGAGCATCTGATCGGCTCCGGGGCGGCCCCGCGCGAGTTCGGTGCGGCCGAGCTCAGCACCGCCTACCGCGCCGCGCGGGTGGCGTTCGACGCCGACCCGGACTTCCGGGACCGGGCCCGGCGGCGGGTGGTGCTGCTGCAGACCGGGGACGCGCCGACCCGGGCCTGGTGGCGGCGGCTCGTCGCCGGCTCCCGGCGCGACTTCCTGGTGGCGTACCGCAGGCTCGGGGTGACCCTCACCGAGGGTGACTTCGCAGGGGAGAGCAGCTATCAGGACCAGCTGGCCGACGTCGTGGCCGAGCTGACTGCCAAAGGTCTGCTGACCAGCAGTGACGGCGCGCTGTGTGCGTTCCCGCCCGGCTTCACCGCCCGCGACGGCGGTCCGCTCCCGCTGATCGTCCGCAAGAGCGACGGCGGGTACGGGTACGCGACCACGGACCTGGCAGCCCTGCGGCACCGGGCCCTCGACCTGCGCGTGGACCGGCTGCTCTACGTCGTCGGGGCACCACAGCGGACCCACTTCGCCATGGTGTTCGCGGTCGCCGAGGCAGCCGGCTGGCTCACCGGCGGCAGGCGCGCCGAGCATGTGGCGTTCGGCTCGATCCTGGGTCCCGACGGCCGGATGTTCCGGAGCCGCTCCGGCGAGGCGGTGACGCTGGCCGCGGTGCTCGACGAGGCCGACGCGCGCACCTCGGCACCCGAGGTGGGGGTGGGCGCGCTCAAGTACGCCGACCTGAGCAGCGACCGGCGCGGCGACTACGTGTTCGACTGGGACCGGATGCTCGCCCTGACCGGCAACACCGGGCCCTACCTGCAGTACGCCCACGCCCGGATCCGCTCGCTGCTGGACCGGGCCGGCGGGTTCACCCCGGGCGTGACGATCACCGAGCCGGCCGAACGGGAGCTGGCGCTGGCCCTGCTCGCGTTCGAACCGGTGGTCACCGGGGTGGCCGAGTCGCTCGAGTTCCACCGGCTGGCCGGTTACCTGCATGACCTGGCCGCCGCGTTCAGTGC includes:
- a CDS encoding NAD(P)-dependent oxidoreductase; its protein translation is MKLLLPDTVELELDLIEGVETVTYAVDQPLPDEHLAAEALVAWGNPADQLADLARRLRRLRWVQTLAAGPDAVLAAGFDPSVVITGGTGLHDLTVAEHTLALTLAAARRLNLLGRAQVGHRWAGELGGLQPVHEKNSFRTLRDARVTIWGFGGIAASLAPHLAALGAQVTGVARTPGDRHGFPVVTADDFVRVLPATDVLIIILPATPETRHALNPQTLALLPPHAWLINVGRGATVDEQALLTALRTGRLAGAALDVFETEPLPATSPLWDEPTVIITPHAAGGRPLGAAQRITENAKAFLSGTPMTHIVDRR
- a CDS encoding family 43 glycosylhydrolase, with the translated sequence MNGGMGFLGAVAGSLLTLTSMIAPIPGYETAPAGNPFVDGWYADPDVAVYGGRFWVYPTSSRPYDEQTYLDAFSSDDLVHWTKHPNVLTTANVSWARRAVWAPAPVQRNGKYYLYFGANDIQSNAELGGIGVAVADRPEGPYTDALGKPLIGQFVNGAQPIDQDVFVDDDGQAYMYYGGWGHANVVKLNSDMTSLGTFDDGSTYKEITPANYTEGSQMVKRGGRYYLMWSEGGWTGPDYSVSYAIADRPTGPFTEAGKVLTQDAAVAKGSGHNAVLNVPGTDDWYIFYHRRPLSETDANHRQLAFDRMRFAGDGAIQPVTMGVQDNFADGNAVGWKTYGSTWSAAGGSYRASATAGGKSLLDTNFGNATYAADVTVESGNGDAGVVFRATQPAVGTDAYRGYYAGLSTTGKVVLGKAANNWTQLAAAPLTVQRGTRYHLSVEAIGSTITVSVDGTVRLTVTDSTYASGANGVRVFTTAAAFDNVAVTRR
- the mycP gene encoding type VII secretion-associated serine protease mycosin — its product is MTAAARAFRVVMALVAATVAVAWTAAPAAADSVRDKQWHLDALDIGKAHRITRGAGVTVALIDTGVAAEHRDLAASVRPGIDLLPRPLGDGRQDIAGHGTQMAGVIAGRGHGSGDGVLGIAPQADILPIRAPTNATTTHDYMTRAVAFAREQGADVINMSFGGSDDAILHDAIRSAQAADIVLVASSGNIGGRGGDFPGGYPEVLTVGALDRDGAIADFSVTGPQVDLTAPGVDIVTTGISGSTYYRGSGTSEACAIVSGAAALVRARFPDLSAAEVVHRLTATATDAGPRGRDDSYGYGRLDLVQALTAEVPAVATAPDQPSDAPAAAAPQQRALPERVSPLVVTGIAAAGVLVVGGVLVAVLLRRRS
- a CDS encoding HPF/RaiA family ribosome-associated protein, producing MSVAADPATVEQCLRSGGGFSQGDLNWIAEQFVTLDARLAAFPAETTALEISVKDRAARGQKVTLECFIAGRQTIVTTSTEEDLHAALNDVRDDLRRKLDDSKTRQEPRHNRHLRSNLTDLDQEAPTQA
- a CDS encoding flavoprotein, which encodes MSDPAVPIRTARPADLRIVVCGAGPAVRTPELVREAVARGWTVDVTATAAALSMIDAAGIGALSGRPVRTTYGYGPDGARVSPAADALIVAPATFNTINKLALGIADTYPLSSVAEVIGRGVPTVIVPAVNAPLSARRPYREAVEALQAEGVRFAADGTAALAGLRLP
- a CDS encoding TrmH family RNA methyltransferase; protein product: MPRTPRISTRNASFQQWQALLGNRTKRQQRGEFLVQGVRPISLAVQHGWEIRTLLIADTHGMSRWARELTQSSDAPRALVAAELMAELGGKDEETPELLAVVGLPADDLTRIPVRPEQLVVVFDRPATPGNVGTLIRSADAFGAAAVIVTGHAADPYDPRAVRASTGSLFAVPVVRAPSHREVLEWVGALPVRMQLLGTDERGPADIADHDLTGPTLLAIGNETHGLSAAWREACDEMVRIPIVGAASSLNAAAAGTVALYEAARQRRRG
- a CDS encoding SRPBCC family protein encodes the protein MIALTRQLTVAAPAGAVLEHLRDFGTSTAWDPAVRSATRLGSGPIMPGTMWRAESSILGVTTQLTYRLEVADGDRLVFAGRSEGATVTQIFTVRAVEGGTELTCHADVEVHGLAKLATPVLRLELAKLGDETATRLTAVLNRLVHQAFS
- a CDS encoding DUF2283 domain-containing protein, whose product is MRMTLDPAADAAYVELAGAEHRSVENITVDRPDGMIVLDFDADGHLLGVELLGAQVLLPPDALADADRL